Proteins encoded by one window of Rutidosis leptorrhynchoides isolate AG116_Rl617_1_P2 chromosome 7, CSIRO_AGI_Rlap_v1, whole genome shotgun sequence:
- the LOC139859363 gene encoding uncharacterized protein, which translates to MLHRRRQIKRIVLRLFFSRQNKVIREDVETELVDSVVLPLVVLTHLLIRLRWIKIEEDLVGLKNLVGGGIHEGKGKESSGVDWTVHTLYSVHLDEIDNALGVVEFGPNSLLIDGVWIDNPDDIKTSLFEYFKSKFEASEAEFSFGNIRPKVTLSEADRYFLDADVDEVEIKNAVWSCGSSKAPGPDGISFHFLKHFWDIVKFDFCRDIKDFFLSCKMPKGANSAFFSLIPKVSNPVLIKDFRPISLVSCFYKTVTKILTNRLQGVIDKIISPVQSAFIAGRQILDSPLMLSEIISWYKNDNKKMLLFKVDFEKAYDSVNWEYLLFMLSSLGFSSKWCSWIKGCLYSAKTSVLVNGSPTQEFCLKRGLRQGDPLSPFLFIIVMEGLHLAFHHAMEANLIRGIKVGNDNIHLSHFIYADDVIIFSDWNAIEMRRIVMILEIFYGVSGLRLNVSKSLVFGIGVDDVEVATMANSVGARAGTFPTTYLGVPIGTSMKRVSNWDSLVEKFSSKLSMWKANLISVGGRLTLVKSVMGSLGIYFMSLFKCPETVLKKLESIRARFFWGGNKTDKKMAWIKWHKVLASFEKGGLNIGSLKAFNLALIFKWRWRFLTRPNDMWVSIIKSIHGNVFEVTKSSTSTVWSNIVNSCSNCIAEKYVPTDFFRLSIGDGRKIRFWYDLWVGNAPLKDRFSRLFHLDSSPFDTIADKRNNNEWIFEWTRDRLRGRTASLLSMLLEEIGCPTLSNRSDSWLCSINNEGEFTVKDTRVHMDSLLTQSSITSTSWFKFLPRKVNVFLWRFRLNCLPVRWNLSAKGIDIDSVVCPACDNGVETSKHIFFECIFATEIWRKIRIWLDCGMAPLVSWDSFISWLEGVRLQVSSKNRIIAVVVTSLWALWRFRNGLVFHDSFCSRSNLFDVIRLVAFRWLKNRSHGVPNWNTWLSIPFIGIRDIQITFVNTDVITSRARARARAFFNEPNLCFADSSELRVREKSIHSLQSSGKTPNLLSKFNSIMWKFFVNLMLQVFPIVVFQVAVVMCSLPMCCIFMYFLDLFVM; encoded by the exons ATGTTGCATCGTCGACGCCAGATAAAACGAATAGTCCTGAGACTTTTTTTTAGTAGACAAAATAAGGTTATTCGCGAGGATGTCGAGACTGAGTTGGTTGATTCGGTAGTGTTGCCTTTGGTTGTTTTGACTCACTTGTTGATCCGGTTGAGGTGGATCAAAATTGAGGAGGACTTAGTGGGCTTGAAGAATTTAGTGGGCGGTGGTATTCATGAAGGCAAGGGCAAAGAGTCTTCTGGTGTTGACTGGACGGTTCATACACTGTACTCGGTTCATTTAGATGAGATCGATAATGCGCTTGGTGTTGTAGAATTTGGACCTAATA GTCTATTAATTGACGGGGTTTGGATTGACAATCCTGATGACATAAAAACAAGCTTATTCGAATACTTTAAATCCAAATTCGAAGCTTCAGAGGCTGAATTCAGTTTTGGTAATATTAGGCCGAAGGTTACTCTCTCAGAAGCTGATCGATATTTCCTGGATGCTGATGTCGACGAGGTTGAGATCAAAAATGCGGTGTGGAGTTGCGGGAGTTCGAAAGCTCCCGGACCCGATGGTATCTCTTTTCATTTTTTAAAACACTTCTGGGATATTGTGAAATTTGATTTTTGCAGGGATATCAAAGATTTTTTTCTTTCGTGCAAGATGCCTAAAGGTGCAAACTCGGCGTTTTTCTCTTTAATCCCGAAAGTTAGTAATCCTGTTCTCATCAAGGATTTTCGTCCTATTTCTTTGGTAAGCTGTTTTTACAAGACTGTTACCAAAATCTTGACTAATAGATTGCAAGGTGTCATCGATAAGATTATTAGTCCGGTTCAGTCCGCTTTTATAGCGGGACGTCAGATTCTGGATAGCCCGCTTATGCTCAGCGAGATTATTTCGTGGTacaagaatgataataagaagATGCTTTTGTTTAAAGTTGACTTTGAGAAGGCGTATGACTCGGTAAATTGGGAGTATCTTTTATTTATGTTATCCTCGTTGGGTTTTAGTTCGAAATGGTGTTCTTGGATTAAAGGGTGTTTATATTCAGCAAAGACTTCTGTTCTTGTTAATGGTAGTCCTACCCAAGAATTTTGTTTAAAGAGGGGTTTGAGACAAGGCGATCCTCTAAGCCCTTTTTTATTTATTATAGTCATGGAAGGTCTGCACCTCGCCTTTCATCATGCCATGGAAGCGAATCTCATCAGGGGCATTAAAGTTGGTAACGATAACATTCATTTATCTCACTTTATTTATGCAGATGATGTCATTATCTTTTCAGATTGGAACGCTATAGAGATGAGACGAATTGTTATGATCTTAGAGATCTTTTATGGAGTATCCGGGCTAAGATTGAATGTCTCTAAATCCCTTGTTTTCGGAATAGGGGTGGATGATGTAGAAGTGGCTACGATGGCAAATAGTGTTGGAGCTCGAGCTGGTACTTTTCCTACTACTTATCTAGGTGTTCCTATTGGTACTAGCATGAAACGAGTTTCAAATTGGGACTCATTAGTGGAGAAATTCAGCTCCAAATTATCGATGTGGAAGGCTAATCTTATTTCCGTGGGCGGTCGCTTAACTTTAGTGAAATCGGTTATGGGTAGTCTCGGCATTTACTTTATGTCGTTATTCAAATGTCCAGAAACGGTGTTAAAGAAACTTGAATCTATTCGTGCTAGATTTTTTTGGGGAGGAAACAAAACAGATAAAAAGATGGCATGGATCAAGTGGCACAAAGTTCTCGCTTCTTTTGAGAAAGGAGGTCTAAACATTGGAAGTCTCAAAGCTTTCAACTTGGCTCTTATTTTTAAATGGAGATGGAGATTTTTAACCAGACCGAACGATATGTGGGTATCCATCATTAAGtctattcatggtaatgttttcgaaGTCACCAAATCTTCTACTTCGACTGTGTGGTCTAATATTGTTAATTCATGTTCGAATTGCATTGCTGAGAAGTATGTTCCTACTGATTTTTTTCGATTGTCCATTGGTGATGGTAGAAAAATCCGTTTTTGGTACGATTTATGGGTTGGAAATGCTCCTTTGAAAGATAGATTTAGTCGTTTATTTCATCTTGACTCGTCCCCTTTTGATACCATCGCTGATAAACGCAACAATAATGAGTGGATATTCGAGTGGACGAGGGACCGTTTGAGAGGTAGAACTGCTAGTCTGCTGTCTATGTTACTTGAGGAGATAGGCTGTCCAACGTTGTCTAATAGATCTGATTCGTGGTTGTGTTCGATCAACAACGAAGGCGAATTCACTGTTAAAGATACGAGAGTTCATATGGATAGTCTTCTAACTCAGTCTTCGATTACTAGCACTTCATGGTTTAAGTTTTTGCCTCGCAAAGTTAACGTTTTTTTGTGGCGCTTTCGGCTCAATTGTCTTCCTGTTCGATGGAATCTTTCCGCTAAGGGGATAGATATTGATTCGGTCGTTTGTCCAGCATGTGATAACGGGGTAGAGACGTCCAAGCATATTTTCTTCGAGTGTATTTTTGCTACTGAGATTTGGCGTAAGATTCGTATTTGGCTCGATTGTGGTATGGCTCCCTTAGTCTCATGGGATTCTTTTATATCTTGGTTGGAAGGTGTTCGGTTACAAGTCTCTTCAAAGAATCGGATTATTGCGGTGGTGGTGACAAGTTTATGGGCGTTGTGGCGTTTTCGTAATGGTCTTGTTTTTCATGATTCGTTTTGTAGTAGAAGTAATCTATTTGATGTAATTAGGCTAGTTGCTTTTCGTTGGTTGAAAAATAGAAGTCATGGTGTTCCAAATTGGAACACATGGCTCTCTATTCCTTT TATAGGAATTAGAGATATTCAGATAACTTTTGTTAATACCGATGTTATCACGagtcgagctcgagctcgagctcgagctttctTTAACGAGCCCAACTTATG CTTTGCAGATTCAAGCGAATTAAGGGTCCGTGAAAAATCAATTCATTCGCTTCAATCATCTGGAAAAACCCCTAATCTACTCTCGAAATTCAATTCGATAATGTGGAAGTTTTTTGTAAATTTGATGTTACAGGTTTTTCCGATCGTTGTGTTCCAG GTTGCTGTTGTAATGTGCTCTTTGCCTATGTGTTGTATCTTTATGTATTTCTTAGATTTGTTTGTTATGTGA